A genomic window from Methanothrix sp. includes:
- a CDS encoding cysteine-rich small domain-containing protein yields MRESCDRYPCHFEGQDCTFCFCPFYPCLDESLGCMIDGVWRCDGCTMLHRVDVAAEVVEALMRGDELEAVWRRVRSQT; encoded by the coding sequence ATGAGGGAGAGCTGCGATCGTTACCCCTGCCACTTCGAGGGTCAGGACTGCACATTCTGCTTCTGCCCCTTCTATCCATGCCTCGACGAATCGCTTGGCTGCATGATTGATGGTGTGTGGAGATGTGATGGCTGCACCATGCTTCACAGAGTTGATGTCGCAGCAGAGGTTGTTGAGGCTCTGATGAGAGGTGATGAGCTGGAGGCCGTTTGGAGGAGGGTCAGATCTCAGACATGA
- the cobD gene encoding threonine-phosphate decarboxylase CobD, with translation MRVRRSFAATEPCQHGGRVREMSRALGMEILDFSASINPLGSPPLEDLVMQELKNICHYPDITYSDFREAAASFVGVDPENIVPGNGSSEIIRIFSEVCIDDGEVALIPSPTFGEYETQSRLAGAQIVRTDLGLEDPKDLNSVFDEPLLRGAKAAFFCNPNNPTGVLTYREEIMRLAERCDDCGVFLLVDEAFIELSDPDQSLADLAPDMEGLVVMRSLTKSFGVPGLRLGFAVTNRELAEIMNRARIPWSISSIASAVAVHLLKNVEFLERSRQVIIKELEWLSDALRSIGLRPLRSSTNFMLVDVRSTGLNSGEVAERMLHEGILIRDCRSFGLDGYVRVAVRRREENERLVLAFKNILEGA, from the coding sequence ATGAGAGTTCGCAGAAGCTTTGCGGCGACAGAGCCATGCCAGCACGGTGGCAGGGTACGTGAGATGTCCAGAGCACTCGGCATGGAGATTCTGGATTTCAGCGCCAGCATCAACCCCCTCGGCTCCCCTCCCTTAGAGGATCTCGTGATGCAGGAGCTGAAAAACATATGCCATTATCCAGATATCACATACAGCGATTTCAGGGAGGCTGCAGCATCATTCGTCGGAGTGGATCCGGAGAATATTGTCCCCGGAAACGGATCATCTGAGATAATAAGAATATTCTCTGAGGTCTGTATTGATGACGGCGAGGTTGCGCTCATACCCTCCCCCACCTTCGGCGAGTACGAGACCCAGTCAAGGCTTGCTGGCGCACAGATCGTCAGAACAGATCTTGGTCTTGAGGATCCGAAGGATCTCAATTCGGTATTCGATGAACCGCTTTTGAGGGGTGCGAAAGCAGCGTTCTTCTGCAACCCGAACAATCCCACAGGGGTTCTCACATATAGAGAGGAGATCATGAGGCTTGCAGAACGCTGTGATGACTGCGGGGTATTTCTTCTCGTCGATGAGGCCTTCATAGAGCTCTCCGATCCTGATCAGAGCCTTGCAGACCTCGCTCCCGATATGGAGGGACTGGTGGTCATGAGATCCCTCACCAAATCATTTGGCGTCCCGGGGCTGCGGCTCGGATTCGCAGTCACGAACAGAGAGCTTGCGGAGATAATGAACAGAGCACGGATACCATGGTCGATAAGCTCGATAGCATCTGCAGTCGCCGTTCATCTTCTGAAGAATGTGGAGTTTCTCGAGAGGAGCAGGCAGGTTATCATCAAAGAGCTTGAGTGGCTGAGTGATGCTCTGAGAAGCATTGGATTGAGACCGCTGAGGAGCAGCACGAACTTCATGCTCGTTGATGTGAGGAGCACAGGTCTTAATTCGGGAGAAGTTGCGGAGAGGATGCTACATGAGGGCATTCTCATAAGGGACTGCAGATCATTCGGTCTTGACGGATACGTGAGGGTTGCTGTGCGCAGGAGGGAGGAGAACGAGAGGCTGGTCCTCGCCTTCAAGAATATCCTGGAGGGTGCATGA